The following are encoded together in the Anopheles nili chromosome 3, idAnoNiliSN_F5_01, whole genome shotgun sequence genome:
- the LOC128726566 gene encoding endochitinase-like encodes MGYQPEYIPLELCTHVIFKAFSFPTFVARQMLFNDKDKIDFSRLLYSVRSRSNTVRVVASIFGTARDFTATSATIVRRKAFVLAVASLLLEIDADAIELNWKCPGSSNAGCGSGLDRSTMITLLQDLRQAINSASNHIAGRPRELWFRGSLHPNALQEAYNIYDVCELVDHITLDPNTVADLGGVHAPLQRKPIVFPSVFGRPQEVINDMTGLQMNTQTWIDEGCPPKKLLFGVAIKGVRKTYMKQPSWFPGGKSHFGIADDTTSMPYNEACRRIRESGWRHEWDQYGAMPFTKRSTRDNREEEISYEDLNSLRYKMDMVQQKRLGGIYFDSVHSDDIYGWCGQPYALTAYLSSRVRSIPSDIGFAIEWN; translated from the exons ATGGGATACCAACCGGAGTACATCCCACTGGAGCTGTGTACGCACGTGATCTTCAAAGCGTTCAGCTTTCCGACCTTCGTCGCTCGCCAGATGCTGTTCAAC GACAAAGACAAGATAGATTTTAGTCGGCTTCTCTATAGTGTGCGTTCGCGATCGAATACGGTGCGTGTCGTTGCGTCAATCTTCGGAACAGCACGCGATTTCACGGCTACATCAGCAACGATCGTGCGTCGGAAGGCGTTCGTGCTGGCTGTAGCCTCCTTGCTGCTAGAGATCGATGCCGATGCGATCGAGCTGAACTGGAAGTGCCCTGGTAGTAGCAATGCTGGCTGTGGAAGTGGGCTTGATCGCTCGACAATGATAACACTGCTGCAGGATCTACGGCAAGCGATAAACTCGGCCAGCAATCACATCGCAGGACGCCCTCGGGAGCTATGGTTTCGGGGTTCGTTACACCCGAATGCGCTGCAAGAGGCGTACAACATTTATGACGTGTGTGAGCTAGTTGATCACATCACGTTGGATCCCAACACGGTTGCAGATCTTGGCGGTGTGCATGCTCCATTGCAGCGTAAACCTATAGTATTTCCGAGTGTTTTTGGAAGACCACAAGAGGTGATTAACGATATGACTGGTTTG CAAATGAATACCCAAACATGGATCGACGAAGGATGTCCTCCAAAGAAACTGCTGTTTGGCGTTGCCATAAAGGGTGTTCGAAAAACGTACATGAAGCAACCTAGTTGGTTTCCTGGAGGAAAATCGCATTTTGGAATTGCAGATGATACGACATCCATGCCATATAATGAG GCATGCCGGAGGATTCGTGAATCTGGATGGAGACACGAGTGGGACCAGTACGGTGCGATGCCATTCACGAAACGATCAACACGAGATAATCGTGAGGAGGAGATCAGCTATGAGGACCTGAACTCGCTTCGTTACAAGATGGACATGGTGCAGCAGAAGCGGTTAGGTGGAATCTACTTCGATTCCGTGCACTCGGACGACATTTACGGCTGGTGTGGTCAACCGTACGCCCTTACGGCTTACCTCTCGAGCCGTGTACGATCGATACCGTCAGATATCGGCTTTGCCATTGAGTGGAACTGA